From a single Apium graveolens cultivar Ventura chromosome 2, ASM990537v1, whole genome shotgun sequence genomic region:
- the LOC141708912 gene encoding uncharacterized protein LOC141708912 yields MPRPGPRPYECVRRAWHSDRHQPIRGSIIQQIFRVVNGKHSSGTKGNREWQEKLPIVVFKAEEIMYSKANSEVEYMDLETIWDRVNEAINIIIRRDESAETGDLLPPCVEAALNLGCVPVRASRSQRHNNPRTYLSPRTQDSASLPPKVLDSPTQGRIPTSHPLHSVNQIPASRPLQCVNQSIEERPGAVNLSNSLSDSNRRAIQNNRIEPTPNKFPSAYETFPSPRKKQFISVEANNSANVGRVYPVHSGSHFQPGVSWSGLKNSSTVIVGTPVYPLVEPVKRGRFQNLFPCKEDDNTFSRGTHVDTSNKQQEVFEQTECDLSLRLGLFSDPCLNRGKGLASDIDIVGLHRSHDGGQLFDLNSTQSKEYTFFPTERANDSLEFSSSSRIFEGQIQNAEVANRKRSNVDDGQIFWQQEPTSNHFSGRMRWPGL; encoded by the exons ATGCCTAGACCAGGTCCAAGGCCCTATGAGTGTGTTAGAAGAGCTTGGCATAGTGATAGACACCAACCCATTAGAGGGTCTATTATTCAGCAGATTTTCAG GGTTGTCAATGGGAAGCACAGTAGTGGGACTAAAGGGAATAGAGAGTGGCAAGAGAAGTTGCCTATTGTGGTGTTTAAAGCTGAGGAAATTATGTACTCTAAGGCTAATTCTGAG GTTGAGTATATGGATCTTGAAACAATTTGGGACCGGGTTAATGAGGCCATTAACATTATTATTCGGAGAGATGAGAGTGCTGAGACCGGAGACTTGTTGCCTCCTTGTGTTGAAG CTGCTCTCAATCTTGGTTGTGTTCCTGTAAGAGCTTCCAGGAGCCAAAGGCACAACAATCCCAGAACTTATCTAAGCCCTAGAACTCAGGATTCTGCTTCTCTGCCCCCTAAGGTCCTAGATAGCCCAACTCAAGGGAGAATTCCGACATCACATCCACTCCACTCTGTTAATCAGATCCCGGCATCACGTCCACTTCAGTGTGTTAATCAGTCAATTGAGGAGAGGCCCGGGGCTGTGAATTTGAGCAATTCACTTTCAGATTCTAACAGGCGTGCAATACAAAATAATAGGATTGAGCCCACTCCTAACAAGTTTCCTTCTGCATATGAGACGTTTCCTTCACCACGGAAGAAACAATTTATCTCTGTGGAAGCTAACAACTCAGCAAATGTTGGTCGTGTTTACCCCGTGCATTCTGGTTCCCATTTTCAACCCGGAGTCTCCTGGTCAGGGTTGAAAAATTCTAGTACTGTTATCGTTGGCACCCCGGTGTATCCATTAGTTGAGCCTGTTAAAAGGGGTCGctttcaaaatttatttccaTGTAAAGAGGATGACAATACTTTCAGTCGAGGCACTCATGTTGACACCAGCAACAAGCAGCAGGAAGTATTTGAGCAGACAGAATGTGACTTATCCTTGAGGCTGGGCCTCTTTTCAGACCCATGCTTGAATAGGGGTAAAGGTTTAGCTTCTGATATTGACATTGTGGGTCTACACCGTTCTCATGATGGGGGACAACTCTTTGATCTGAATTCCACACAAAGCAAGGAGTATACTTTCTTTCCTACAGAGAGGGCTAATGATTCCTTGGAGTTTTCTTCCAGTAGTAGGATTTTTGAGGGTCAAATTCAGAATGCAGAGGTGGCTAATAGGAAGCGGAGCAACGTAGATGATGGACAAATTTTCTGGCAACAAGAACCCACTTCAAACCATTTTAGTGGTAGAATGAGATGGCCAGGTTTGTAG
- the LOC141708919 gene encoding blue copper protein-like: protein MYLKLPITLPNNLRKASQATRLLTIKPLQPHTSILYLLRLCKLHFRKHGTCAFLIPCILLCGWAMVIDLKPVASFNQGTHIIPWTSLPGISVPYRIWSSVQTFAVNDKIVFVFPQGLHTAAEVTKEGYDKCNLSEIISIEATSPATFTIESVGKHYYICTVAGHCQQGQKVAITVPDSSPALLATSAPRSSSGRDVSGEAVTTHIVGDGFGWAPSSGGASDYKAWASNRTFLVGDTLVFKFVNKLNDVAMVPKSTLENCDTSKSAIAVYKKSPARVILNSPGNYYFTTTNPHMCDFGQQLAINVRARDH, encoded by the exons ATGTACTTAAAACTTCCAATCACACTGCCTAACAATTTGAGGAAAGCATCCCAGGCCACTCGTTTGCTGACGATCAAACCTCTTCAACCTCACACTTCTATTCTGTATCTACTACGCCTTTGCAAGCTCCATTTTAGAAAACATGGAACCTGTGCCTTCCTCATACCTTGCATTCTGTTGTGTGGCTGGGCCATGGTGATAGACCTG AAACCGGTGGCCAGCTTCAATCAAGGAACACACATCATACCATGGACCTCCCTTCCCGGCATATCTGTACCTTACCGTATCTGGTCTTCTGTACAAACGTTCGCGGTTAATGACAAAATAG TTTTTGTGTTTCCACAAGGGCTACACACAGCAGCTGAGGTAACAAAAGAAGGGTACGATAAATGCAATTTATCGGAGATTATATCAATTGAAGCAACCAGTCCTGCAACCTTTACTATTGAATCTGTTGGTAAACACTACTACATCTGCACTGTTGCTGGACACTGTCAGCAGGGACAGAAAGTGGCTATTACAGTCCCTGACTCATCACCTGCACTATTAGCTACTTCGGCTCCTCGCTCCTCCTCGGGCAGAGATGTTTCCGGTGAAGCAGTTACTACGCATATTGTTGGAGATGGATTTGGATGGGCTCCATCATCTGGTGGTGCCTCTGATTATAAAGCTTGGGCTTCCAACAGGACCTTTCTCGTCGGGGACACTCTAG TATTCAAGTTCGTGAACAAGCTCAATGATGTAGCAATGGTGCCAAAGTCGACACTCGAAAATTGTGACACCAGTAAGTCTGCAATTGCCGTGTACAAGAAAAGTCCTGCAAGAGTGATCCTCAACTCCCCTGGCAACTATTATTTTACGACAACCAATCCACATATGTGCGATTTCGGGCAACAGCTCGCGATAAATGTCAGGGCCCGGGATCACTAG
- the LOC141708910 gene encoding uncharacterized protein LOC141708910 — MASAVVEKKEEQVASLDLPAPSGWNKKVLLKKSGTPKKNEIIFTAPTGEEISTRKQLEKYLKSHPGGPTMSEFDWGAGGTPRRSARISEKVKATPSPESDPPTKRSKKSSAAKNTGKVKEAILEETLVKDAEMQNAEEVSKENAAAEAVGDEQENIKIETQVIAEDVGKKLEDESKDGETAQASVETLVKDAEMQKAEEVSKENAAAEAVKDEQENKKIETQVIAEDVNKKLEDESKDGETAQASVETLVKDAEMQKAEEVSKENAAAEAVKDEQENKKIETQVIAEDVNKKLEDESKDGETAQASVETLVKDAEMQKAEEVSKENAAAEAVKDEQENKKIETQVIAEDVNKKLEDESKDGETAQASVETLVKDAEMQKAEEVSKENAAAEAVKDEQENKKIETAEMQKAEEVSKENAAAEAVKDEQENKKIETEVIAEDVGKKLEDESKDGETAQPSVEEPNPGEDGKEAKGAEEIKLAEAEKETPKEPKVDEAPRATKILGTDEEYKQEPQVPEELVQTPVEAEKEVNCGEQVKQVITTEEKTVDGEDKINVINKKFEGEAVENGSYVSAGEIQP; from the exons ATGGCGAGCGCGGTGGTAGAGAAGAAGGAAGAACAAGTTGCATCCTTGGATCTCCCTGCTCCTTCTGGCTGGAACAAAAAg GTTTTGCTGAAGAAAAGTGGAACACCCAAAAAGAATGAGATCATATTCACTGCTCCGACTGGGGAAGAGATCTCTACCAGAAAGCAGCTGGAAAAGTACCTCAAGTCACACCCTGGAGGGCCAACAATGTCGGAGTTTGATTGGGGAGCAGGTGGCACACCTAGAAGATCGGCAAGGATCAGTGAGAAGGTAAAAGCAACTCCATCTCCTGAAAGTGACCCCCCAACCAAGAGAAGCAAAAAATCTTCCGCTGCAAAGAATACTGGAAAGGTCAAAGAAGCTATCCTCGAGGAAACTCTGGTAAAAGATGCTGAAATGCAAAATGCGGAAGAAGTTTCCAAAGAAAATGCTGCTGCAGAAGCAGTGGGAGACGAGCAGGAGAATATAAAAATTGAAACTCAAGTTATTGCTGAGGATGTTGGTAAGAAACTTGAAGATGAGAGTAAAGATGGGGAAACAGCACAAGCATCTGTTGAAACTCTGGTAAAAGATGCTGAAATGCAAAAGGCGGAAGAAGTTTCCAAAGAAAATGCTGCTGCAGAAGCAGTGAAAGACGAGCAGGagaataaaaaaattgaaactcAAGTAATTGCTGAGGATGTTAATAAGAAACTTGAAGATGAGAGTAAAGATGGGGAAACAGCACAAGCATCTGTTGAAACTCTGGTAAAAGATGCTGAAATGCAAAAGGCGGAAGAAGTTTCCAAAGAAAATGCTGCTGCAGAAGCAGTGAAAGACGAGCAGGagaataaaaaaattgaaactcAAGTAATTGCTGAGGATGTTAATAAGAAACTTGAAGATGAGAGTAAAGATGGGGAAACAGCACAAGCATCTGTTGAAACTCTGGTAAAAGATGCTGAAATGCAAAAGGCGGAAGAAGTTTCCAAAGAAAATGCTGCTGCAGAAGCAGTGAAAGACGAGCAGGagaataaaaaaattgaaactcAAGTAATTGCTGAGGATGTTAATAAGAAACTTGAAGATGAGAGTAAAGATGGGGAAACAGCACAAGCATCTGTTGAAACTCTGGTAAAAGATGCTGAAATGCAAAAGGCGGAAGAAGTTTCCAAAGAAAATGCTGCTGCAGAAGCAGTGAAAGACGAGCAGGagaataaaaaaattgaaactgCTGAAATGCAAAAGGCGGAAGAAGTTTCCAAAGAAAATGCTGCTGCAGAAGCAGTGAAAGACGAGCAGGagaataaaaaaattgaaactgAAGTTATTGCTGAGGATGTTGGTAAGAAACTTGAAGATGAGAGTAAAGATGGGGAAACAGCACAACCATCTGTGGAAGAACCTAACCCGGGTGAAGATGGAAAAGAAGCCAAGGGTGCGGAAGAGATCAAATTAGCTGAAGCAGAAAAAGAAACTCCGAAAGAACCCAAGGTAGATGAAGCACCTCGGGCAACCAAAATACTTGGAACTGATGAAGAATACAAGCAGGAACCACAGGTTCCAGAAGAACTGGTACAAACACCAGTTGAGGCAGAGAAAGAGGTCAACTGTGGGGAGCAGGTGAAACAGGTTATCACGACAGAGGAAAAGACTGTGGACGGTGAGGACAAAATTAATGTGATAAACAAGAAGTTCGAGGGAGAAGCGGTGGAGAATGGCAGCTATGTCAGCGCTGGAGAGATTCAGCCTTGA
- the LOC141708920 gene encoding uncharacterized protein LOC141708920, whose protein sequence is MARLNMVVFMVVMVLGAMHIQSSDAQTTHTVGGSLGWVIPTQDPNAYSTWASSNSFKVGDILVFNFTTGSHTAAEVTKAAYDACTLTSPISTWTTGPASVTLNSSGSHYYLCTVPGHCSAGQKLAITVSAASAPAPTPSAAPPTPTPTPSPTPTPTPTPAPTPNPTPAPTPATTPSSSPAPAPSSPAPASAPTPSGTPATPPSGTPSAPAPGSNTTPSGPPGASDTPSSGSFLSAALPVTFLAIAMALYY, encoded by the exons ATGGCAAGATTAAACATGGTAGTGTTTATGGTAGTAATGGTACTGGGAGCTATGCATATACAAAGCTCAGATGCACAAACAACACATACTGTTGGTGGCTCTCTTGGATGGGTCATTCCTACTCAAGATCCTAACGCATACTCCACTTGGGCTTCTTCTAATTCCTTCAAAGTTGGCGATATTCTCg TGTTTAACTTCACAACCGGATCACACACCGCGGCGGAAGTGACAAAGGCAGCATACGATGCATGCACTCTTACAAGCCCTATCTCCACCTGGACTACCGGTCCGGCCAGTGTCACACTTAACTCATCAGGCTCACATTACTATCTCTGCACTGTTCCAGGTCACTGCTCAGCTGGACAAAAACTAGCCATCACTGTCTCAGCAGCCTCAGCTCCTGCTCCCACACCCTCAGCCGCCCCTCCTACCCCCACTCCCACCCCCAGCCCTACCCCGACACCCACCCCTACACCCGCCCCTACCCCTAACCCTACCCCGGCCCCTACCCCGGcaaccacaccatcttcatcacCAGCACCAGCACCATCATCACCAGCACCAGCATCAGCGCCAACACCATCAGGAACACCAGCAACACCACCTAGTGGAACTCCTAGTGCACCAGCACCAGGGAGCAATACTACACCATCAGGACCACCAGGAGCCTCTGATACACCGAGCTCAGGATCATTTCTTTCGGCTGCACTACCGGTGACATTTTTGGCCATTGCCATGGCTTTGTACTACTAG